A stretch of the Pseudanabaena sp. BC1403 genome encodes the following:
- a CDS encoding alkene reductase has protein sequence MQHHIIPMSAPLLSSVKLGRYTLPNRIVMAPLTRNRAAAGNVPTALNALHYQQRASAGLLITEASQVCPQGQGYPNTPGIYSDEQVSGWRLVTEAVHAKGGKIFLQLWHVGRISHPDFQPNGELPVAPSAIAPEGEVFTYTGMKPYVTPRALELEEIPQIIEQYRIGAKNALEAGFDGVEIHSANGYLLDQFLQDNTNQRNDIYGGSVENRARLLLEVTEAVVNVWGSDRVGVRLSPSGTFGSVYDSNRAVTFGYAVKELNRFNLAYLHLVAPRVEGFGSAEDQPDLGADFFRPIFNSTIITAGGYTLETGNAAIASGAADLVAFGRLYIANPDLVERFAANAPLNTPDRNTFYGGDEKGYTDYPSL, from the coding sequence ATGCAACATCACATTATCCCTATGAGCGCTCCTCTTCTATCCTCGGTTAAGCTCGGTCGTTATACATTGCCAAATCGGATTGTGATGGCTCCTTTAACTCGCAATCGCGCTGCTGCTGGCAACGTCCCCACAGCTTTAAATGCCTTGCATTATCAGCAACGGGCTTCGGCAGGGTTGCTAATCACAGAAGCATCGCAGGTTTGTCCACAGGGTCAAGGATATCCGAATACTCCAGGAATTTATTCTGATGAACAAGTCTCAGGCTGGCGCTTGGTAACGGAGGCAGTTCATGCAAAAGGTGGCAAAATCTTTTTACAGCTTTGGCATGTGGGTAGAATTTCGCATCCAGATTTTCAGCCGAATGGAGAATTGCCCGTCGCTCCATCAGCAATCGCACCCGAAGGAGAAGTCTTTACCTATACAGGCATGAAGCCTTATGTCACGCCTCGCGCTTTGGAATTAGAAGAGATTCCTCAAATTATTGAGCAATATCGAATTGGGGCAAAAAATGCTCTGGAAGCTGGCTTTGATGGAGTAGAAATTCATAGTGCTAATGGATATCTATTAGATCAGTTTTTGCAAGACAATACCAATCAGCGCAATGATATCTATGGTGGTTCTGTCGAGAATCGTGCTCGATTGTTATTAGAAGTAACTGAAGCAGTTGTAAATGTATGGGGTAGCGATCGCGTCGGCGTGAGACTATCTCCTAGCGGGACATTTGGCAGTGTGTATGATTCCAATCGCGCTGTGACTTTTGGGTATGCAGTTAAGGAATTAAACCGCTTTAATCTTGCCTATTTGCATTTAGTTGCGCCCAGAGTCGAAGGATTTGGCTCTGCTGAAGATCAACCCGATCTTGGTGCTGACTTCTTCCGTCCGATTTTTAATAGCACGATTATTACTGCGGGTGGTTATACCCTTGAGACTGGAAACGCTGCGATCGCATCTGGTGCGGCTGATCTGGTTGCCTTTGGTCGTCTCTACATCGCTAACCCAGACCTAGTAGAACGTTTTGCCGCTAATGCACCTTTGAATACACCTGATCGAAATACCTTCTACGGAGGCGATGAGAAAGGTTATACAGACTATCCAAGCTTATAA
- a CDS encoding helix-turn-helix transcriptional regulator — MLANPFVMRQYQHPDRDNISLTDVLYGLSDPTRLQIVKMLATKKEITCGEFCLEMSKSTQSHHYKVLRDTGLMYTRLEGTQHYNSLRREDLDARFPNLLNSILDAIK, encoded by the coding sequence TTGCTTGCTAATCCTTTTGTAATGCGTCAATATCAACATCCCGATCGCGACAATATTTCTTTAACCGATGTCCTCTACGGACTCAGCGATCCAACGCGCTTACAAATTGTCAAAATGTTGGCAACCAAAAAAGAGATTACCTGTGGCGAATTTTGTTTGGAAATGAGCAAATCCACTCAATCTCACCACTATAAGGTTTTGCGAGATACAGGGCTCATGTATACGCGATTAGAAGGGACTCAACATTATAATTCTCTACGTCGCGAGGATTTAGATGCAAGGTTTCCTAATTTACTAAATTCTATTTTGGATGCAATCAAGTAG
- a CDS encoding carbonic anhydrase produces MRKLLKGLHKFQSSYFPANQEIFEQLADGQKPRVLFITCSDSRIVPHLITQSGVGELFVIRNAGNLVPPFGAANGGEGAAIEYAIHALGIEQVIICGHSNCGAMKGLLKLEKLRTEMPLVYEWLQHAESTRRLIQENYADIKGEELMAITMAENVVTQIENLKTYPVIRSKLHQNKMSIYGWIYDIESGEVLAYNPETDDFEVPQTLLANPNGSSSENFTHTDAPPIPSAYQNGSQQVETKNAGDLPSWMSPEQANRIYRGSAR; encoded by the coding sequence ATGAGAAAGCTACTAAAGGGTTTACACAAGTTTCAATCGTCCTATTTCCCTGCCAATCAAGAGATTTTTGAACAACTCGCCGATGGACAAAAGCCGCGTGTGTTGTTTATTACCTGCTCCGATTCGCGGATTGTGCCGCATCTCATTACCCAGTCAGGTGTGGGCGAACTATTTGTAATTCGGAATGCTGGAAACTTAGTGCCGCCCTTTGGTGCTGCTAATGGTGGTGAAGGCGCTGCGATCGAATATGCGATCCATGCGCTGGGGATCGAGCAGGTAATTATCTGTGGGCATTCTAACTGTGGGGCGATGAAAGGGTTGCTCAAGTTAGAAAAACTAAGAACCGAGATGCCTTTGGTCTATGAATGGCTGCAACATGCTGAGTCAACTCGCCGCTTAATTCAAGAAAATTATGCTGACATTAAAGGTGAAGAACTGATGGCGATCACGATGGCAGAGAACGTCGTCACCCAGATCGAAAACCTAAAAACCTATCCCGTAATTCGCTCTAAATTGCATCAAAACAAGATGTCCATCTATGGATGGATCTATGACATTGAGTCAGGTGAAGTCCTCGCCTACAATCCTGAGACCGATGATTTTGAGGTTCCGCAAACCTTGTTAGCCAATCCCAACGGCTCGTCAAGTGAAAACTTTACTCATACTGATGCTCCTCCCATTCCATCGGCGTATCAGAATGGTTCACAGCAAGTAGAAACTAAAAATGCGGGAGATTTACCTTCATGGATGTCTCCTGAGCAAGCTAATCGCATCTATCGCGGATCAGCAAGATAA
- a CDS encoding glycerol acyltransferase — protein MAVDLTRVQPPLKVYPPKANKFILKIIRILTPFWLRWQCGIKQIETRYIDRLVEATKKFQDGKARYMLAFRHPTTDDPFAMLYLLAYAVPEEARDMGIKLTTLPHSGFVYDRGISLWAGDYVNWLFPALGGISIFRGKLDRLALSWMRKQITHGDVPLSMAPEGGTNGKSETVAELEPGIAQIGFWAAEDLLKEGRTEEMLIIPVGIQYEYSTQAWGKIDQTIITIEKECGISKPAITPDNRYQRLYDLGSYLVKWVSDYYKAFYGNYAKINSENTNPDNLAANLEELADRILSVAEMSFGIKAKGSPIDRCRRLEQAGWDRIFRNDINDIEKLSGVERGFADQLALEASYSNWHMRIAESIIGVTSDYVRQHPSPSRYIEVLKLMWSVLQRVTERNQDSAFKETPNFGDRKLTISVAEPLSVSEHLAEYQSSRAASKECTRKLTEDIHRAMKDLVVPSAI, from the coding sequence ATGGCAGTAGATCTGACTCGCGTTCAACCACCTCTCAAGGTTTATCCGCCCAAAGCCAATAAATTCATATTAAAAATCATACGAATATTAACGCCATTTTGGTTGCGGTGGCAATGTGGCATCAAGCAGATTGAAACCCGCTATATCGATCGCCTTGTTGAAGCTACAAAAAAGTTTCAGGATGGCAAAGCTCGTTATATGCTTGCTTTTCGGCATCCCACCACGGATGATCCCTTTGCAATGTTGTATCTGCTTGCCTACGCTGTGCCAGAAGAGGCAAGAGATATGGGCATCAAGTTAACGACATTGCCCCATAGTGGGTTTGTGTATGATCGCGGCATTTCTCTATGGGCAGGAGATTACGTCAATTGGTTATTTCCAGCATTAGGAGGGATTTCCATTTTTCGCGGTAAGCTCGATCGCCTTGCACTAAGTTGGATGCGCAAACAAATTACGCATGGTGATGTGCCTCTCTCGATGGCTCCTGAAGGTGGTACAAATGGCAAAAGTGAAACGGTTGCTGAACTAGAACCAGGGATTGCTCAGATTGGATTTTGGGCTGCTGAGGATTTGCTTAAAGAAGGGCGTACCGAGGAAATGTTAATCATTCCTGTGGGGATTCAATACGAATATTCGACTCAGGCTTGGGGAAAAATTGATCAAACAATCATCACGATTGAAAAAGAATGTGGAATTAGTAAACCCGCGATTACACCTGATAACCGCTATCAAAGACTTTACGATTTGGGTAGTTACCTAGTGAAATGGGTTAGCGATTATTACAAAGCTTTCTATGGCAACTATGCCAAAATTAACAGCGAAAATACCAATCCCGATAATTTAGCAGCGAATTTGGAGGAACTAGCCGATCGCATTTTGAGTGTTGCGGAAATGAGTTTTGGGATCAAGGCAAAGGGTTCACCAATAGATCGCTGCCGCCGCCTCGAACAGGCAGGATGGGATCGGATTTTTCGTAATGACATTAATGATATTGAGAAATTATCTGGAGTGGAGCGTGGCTTTGCTGATCAATTAGCACTCGAAGCTAGCTATAGTAACTGGCATATGCGAATCGCTGAAAGTATCATCGGTGTCACCAGTGACTATGTTCGCCAGCATCCTAGCCCTAGTCGCTATATCGAAGTTTTGAAATTAATGTGGAGCGTATTACAGCGTGTCACCGAGCGAAATCAAGATTCTGCTTTTAAAGAAACCCCTAATTTTGGCGATCGCAAATTAACGATCTCAGTTGCCGAACCTTTATCAGTGTCAGAGCATCTAGCCGAATATCAATCTAGCCGAGCCGCCTCTAAGGAATGCACCCGCAAACTCACTGAAGATATACATCGTGCGATGAAAGATTTGGTCGTGCCATCGGCTATATAG
- the tsaD gene encoding tRNA (adenosine(37)-N6)-threonylcarbamoyltransferase complex transferase subunit TsaD → MPTILAIESSCDETAAAVVCDRQILSSVVSSQILTHALYGGVVPEVAARQHVETINPAIAQAYRESGKTWAEIDGIAVTTAPGLIGSLMIGVTAAKTLAMLHKKPLIAVHHLEGHICSALLADPTLEPPFLCLLVSGGHSSIILVKDYTDYQVMGKTRDDAAGEAFDKVARLLGLGYPGGPAIDKIAIAGNPRAYKLPQGRIPDFPYDSSFSGLKTAVLRLTQKLSPNGEELPIADIAASFQETVATALVTRTIKCAIEHNLSTIVAVGGVAANSALRSRLVTSAAEHDIRAVFPPLSLCTDNAAMIGCAGAIHLARGETSSMNIATRSRLNLEDCQSLYT, encoded by the coding sequence ATGCCAACTATTCTTGCGATCGAATCTAGCTGTGATGAAACTGCGGCGGCAGTTGTATGCGATCGCCAAATTCTCAGTAGCGTGGTTTCATCGCAAATTTTAACCCATGCGCTTTATGGTGGCGTTGTACCTGAGGTTGCAGCACGGCAACATGTAGAGACAATTAATCCTGCGATCGCGCAGGCATATCGCGAATCTGGCAAAACATGGGCTGAGATTGACGGGATTGCGGTGACGACTGCACCAGGGCTGATTGGTTCGCTGATGATCGGTGTGACGGCGGCAAAAACCTTGGCAATGTTACATAAAAAGCCTTTGATAGCGGTGCATCACCTTGAGGGGCATATCTGTTCGGCTTTATTGGCTGATCCAACTTTAGAGCCACCATTTTTATGTCTATTAGTTTCAGGGGGACATAGCAGCATTATTTTAGTCAAGGACTATACCGACTATCAGGTAATGGGCAAAACTCGCGATGATGCTGCGGGTGAGGCATTTGACAAAGTAGCGCGATTACTCGGTTTGGGCTATCCAGGGGGGCCAGCAATTGACAAGATCGCGATCGCGGGAAATCCCAGGGCTTACAAATTACCGCAAGGGCGCATTCCTGATTTCCCTTATGACTCTAGTTTTAGTGGTTTAAAAACCGCAGTATTGCGCTTAACCCAAAAACTTAGCCCCAATGGCGAAGAGTTACCGATCGCCGATATTGCCGCGAGTTTTCAAGAAACCGTTGCCACTGCTCTGGTAACCCGCACGATTAAATGCGCGATCGAGCATAATCTTTCAACAATTGTGGCAGTTGGCGGTGTGGCTGCAAATAGCGCATTAAGATCGCGCCTTGTGACCAGTGCCGCAGAGCATGACATTCGGGCAGTTTTTCCGCCTTTGAGCTTGTGCACGGACAATGCAGCAATGATTGGCTGTGCAGGAGCTATTCATCTCGCTCGTGGCGAAACTTCGTCAATGAATATTGCAACGCGATCGCGCCTCAATCTCGAAGATTGCCAAAGCTTGTATACATAA
- a CDS encoding Photosystem I reaction center subunit III codes for MKRLFALILVISLWFGISLAATPAAYAEFSFNALTPCATSSAFQDRLTSEVDGYTARLANFKAGSGPAEYLKGKIAQTEARFAKYANSGLLCGEDGLPHLISDGRWSHAGEFTIPALMFLFITGWIGWVGRAYLIAIRKDPATAAQKEIIIDLPLAIKCMLTGFTWPLAALKEFGTGELLAPENEVTVSPR; via the coding sequence ATGAAAAGACTTTTTGCTCTCATTCTAGTTATTAGCCTGTGGTTTGGCATTAGCCTTGCTGCAACCCCTGCTGCATATGCAGAATTCTCATTCAATGCTTTGACTCCTTGTGCAACCTCCTCTGCTTTTCAAGATCGCTTGACAAGTGAAGTTGATGGTTATACAGCCCGTCTAGCTAATTTCAAAGCTGGTAGCGGCCCTGCTGAATACCTCAAAGGTAAAATTGCTCAAACCGAAGCTCGTTTTGCAAAATATGCTAACTCTGGCTTACTTTGCGGCGAAGATGGCTTACCTCACTTGATCAGCGATGGTCGTTGGAGTCACGCTGGCGAATTCACCATTCCTGCCTTGATGTTTCTATTCATCACTGGTTGGATCGGCTGGGTTGGTCGTGCTTATCTGATTGCAATTCGTAAAGATCCAGCAACCGCAGCTCAAAAGGAAATCATCATCGATCTTCCTCTTGCTATTAAATGTATGCTGACTGGCTTTACATGGCCTCTTGCTGCACTCAAAGAGTTTGGCACTGGCGAACTGTTGGCTCCTGAAAATGAAGTTACCGTTTCGCCTCGCTAG
- a CDS encoding Photosystem I reaction center subunit IX: protein MNGFLSSAPVLAAVWLTITAGVLIEANRLFPDTLTFPF from the coding sequence TTGAACGGCTTTTTATCTTCTGCTCCTGTCTTGGCTGCTGTATGGCTTACAATCACCGCTGGTGTATTGATCGAAGCTAACCGCCTATTCCCAGACACCTTGACATTTCCTTTCTAA
- the gshA gene encoding glutamate--cysteine ligase gives MLLSKGFEVEIYTSTPTGDVVGFSDRIVANLNGFVREPDSRNVEYITPPFHKYEPLLMALVEPRQKLRSYLRSLGDYTLMPGSTLALGGVDHFYRSDPQNPYHTYIEQTYGTNVVTASIHINVGIPDLELLIAACRLIRLEAPLYLALSASSPFLDGKATGFHSSRWQMFPKTPKLVPLFSNHRHFVEWTEQQLQLGTMQNVRHLWSSVRPNGDNRPYNLNRLELRISDLVIDPIALLAITALLEMRLNQFLEAGIGSSLDPIAPHATKFTPEELASIADQNEVAAAINSLDAVLTHWQTGEQITAREWISNLYEELRSRAKDNGVWCFLSPLQKILDQGNEAQRWLAAYHNGISPRQIMTDAIASAEQMDKELADALLLS, from the coding sequence GTGCTTTTATCAAAAGGCTTTGAAGTAGAAATCTACACCTCTACACCGACGGGGGATGTGGTAGGTTTTAGCGATCGCATTGTGGCTAATCTGAATGGGTTTGTGCGCGAACCAGACAGCCGCAATGTTGAATACATTACGCCGCCTTTTCATAAATACGAGCCGTTGTTAATGGCATTGGTAGAACCACGCCAAAAACTACGTAGCTATTTGCGATCGCTAGGCGATTATACTTTGATGCCAGGAAGTACTCTTGCTTTGGGTGGTGTCGATCATTTCTATCGCTCTGATCCACAAAATCCTTATCACACCTACATTGAGCAGACCTATGGCACTAATGTTGTTACAGCAAGTATTCATATTAATGTCGGCATTCCTGATTTAGAGTTACTAATTGCCGCTTGTCGGTTGATCCGTCTGGAAGCACCGCTTTATCTCGCTCTTAGCGCCTCATCTCCGTTTCTTGATGGCAAAGCCACTGGTTTTCATTCTTCACGATGGCAGATGTTTCCCAAGACACCAAAACTAGTTCCATTATTTAGCAATCATCGTCATTTTGTGGAATGGACAGAACAGCAGTTACAGTTAGGGACTATGCAAAATGTTCGTCACCTTTGGTCATCTGTGCGTCCAAATGGTGATAATCGTCCCTATAATCTCAACCGTTTAGAATTGCGGATATCTGATCTAGTGATTGATCCCATCGCCTTACTAGCGATCACGGCTCTTTTAGAGATGCGTCTCAATCAATTTCTCGAAGCTGGGATTGGTTCATCCCTCGATCCCATTGCACCTCATGCAACCAAGTTCACGCCTGAAGAACTTGCCTCGATCGCTGATCAAAATGAAGTTGCGGCGGCGATTAATAGCCTTGATGCAGTGCTGACCCATTGGCAAACTGGCGAACAAATCACTGCAAGGGAATGGATTTCTAATCTCTACGAAGAGTTGCGATCGCGTGCTAAGGATAATGGAGTCTGGTGTTTCCTATCGCCATTACAAAAGATTCTCGATCAAGGTAATGAAGCTCAACGTTGGTTGGCGGCTTATCACAATGGCATTAGTCCGAGACAAATCATGACCGATGCGATCGCCTCTGCTGAACAAATGGATAAAGAACTAGCAGATGCTTTGTTATTGTCTTAA
- a CDS encoding DUF3095 domain-containing protein — protein MNTENFYADLPVLQNFADITHSENFYAVPNNWAAIITDIEESTQAIADGKYKDINLLGACSIIVILNIVGELEIPFVFGGDGASILIPSKFIPEAEQALLAVQKLAADEFNLKLRIGIVPLEAITSSYDIKVAKLRISDNYVQAILRGGGISYATRLVKDQATTVLYSPKQQNSYAIANFSGLECRWQDIPTRHEEILSLIISVTAPSQSQIDILYREVINQIERIYGQGVECNPVISENLQLAFRAKNLSSETQVFAASQSWLKKKLYLWKLRLINLLGLFFITFNIKTGTLNWGDYKQIVSEATDFKKFDDVLRMVISGRTRQRQKLTEYLEKKFQEGRLVYGFHVSDRALMTCLVFERDGRQVHFVDGADGGYALAAKNMKELMKS, from the coding sequence ATGAATACTGAAAATTTTTATGCCGATCTACCTGTTCTTCAGAATTTTGCAGATATTACTCATAGTGAGAATTTCTACGCAGTTCCTAACAACTGGGCGGCAATCATTACCGATATAGAGGAATCAACACAGGCGATCGCAGATGGCAAATACAAAGATATTAATCTCTTAGGCGCTTGTTCCATTATTGTAATTTTGAATATAGTTGGAGAGCTGGAGATTCCCTTTGTATTTGGTGGTGATGGCGCATCTATCCTCATTCCATCAAAGTTTATCCCAGAAGCAGAGCAAGCATTATTGGCTGTGCAGAAATTAGCCGCAGATGAATTTAATCTTAAATTACGCATAGGAATTGTCCCACTTGAGGCTATTACATCAAGCTATGACATTAAAGTTGCGAAGCTCCGAATCTCCGACAACTATGTTCAAGCGATCCTCAGAGGTGGAGGCATCAGCTACGCAACACGTTTGGTTAAGGATCAAGCGACAACGGTCTTGTACAGCCCTAAGCAACAAAATTCCTATGCGATCGCCAATTTCTCTGGCTTAGAATGCCGATGGCAAGATATTCCCACACGTCATGAAGAGATTCTTAGTTTGATCATATCTGTGACAGCACCAAGTCAAAGCCAGATTGATATTCTCTATCGTGAAGTTATTAACCAAATTGAGCGAATTTATGGACAAGGTGTAGAATGTAATCCCGTCATATCTGAGAATTTACAACTTGCTTTTCGGGCAAAGAATTTATCATCAGAAACGCAGGTTTTTGCAGCATCTCAGAGTTGGTTAAAAAAGAAGTTGTATTTGTGGAAACTGCGGCTGATCAATTTGTTGGGATTATTTTTTATAACATTTAATATTAAAACTGGGACGTTGAATTGGGGAGATTATAAGCAGATTGTCTCAGAAGCGACTGACTTCAAAAAATTTGATGATGTATTGCGAATGGTTATTTCTGGCAGAACCAGACAACGCCAAAAATTAACTGAATATTTAGAAAAGAAGTTTCAAGAAGGTCGTTTGGTGTATGGCTTTCATGTTTCTGATCGCGCTCTCATGACTTGCTTAGTTTTTGAGCGCGATGGTCGTCAAGTCCATTTTGTCGATGGAGCCGATGGTGGCTATGCCTTAGCCGCCAAAAATATGAAAGAGCTTATGAAAAGTTAG
- the guaA gene encoding glutamine-hydrolyzing GMP synthase yields the protein MIAILDFGSQYSELIARRIRETQVYSEVLTYHISAEDLLKLNPEGIILSGGPNSVYDEGAPQCDPEIFNLGIPVLGVCYGMQLMAKQLGGTVELADHGEYGKAELQIDDPTDLLTNVDTGITMWMSHGDSVVELPKGFEILAHTANTPCAAIADHKKNLYGVQFHPEVVHSAGGMAMIRNFVYHICKCEPSWTTDAFIENSIREIRAQVGDKRVLLALSGGVDSSTLAFLLHRAIGDQLTCMFIDQGFMRKLEPERLVKLFEEQFHIHVVYVNARERFLERVKGITEPEQKRKLIGSEFINVFEEESQRLGPFDFLAQGTLYPDVIESADTNADPVTGKRVAVKIKSHHNVGGLPDNLRFTLVEPLRKLFKDEVRKVGTALGLPEEIVKRQPFPGPGLAIRIIGDITSDRLNTLRDADLIVRQEINRAGQYNNLWQAFAVLLPTVRSVGVMGDKRTYSHPIVLRLVTSEDGMTADWARVPYDLLETISNRIVNEVEGVNRVVLDITSKPPGTIEWE from the coding sequence ATGATTGCGATTCTTGATTTCGGGTCTCAGTACTCAGAGCTAATTGCTCGACGTATCCGTGAGACGCAAGTTTATTCTGAAGTTCTAACTTATCATATCTCAGCCGAAGACTTGCTGAAGCTTAATCCTGAAGGGATCATTTTGTCAGGTGGTCCTAACTCTGTTTATGATGAAGGCGCTCCTCAATGCGATCCTGAAATTTTTAATTTAGGTATACCTGTTTTAGGTGTTTGCTATGGGATGCAACTGATGGCGAAGCAGCTCGGCGGCACTGTCGAACTTGCCGACCATGGGGAATATGGCAAAGCCGAATTACAAATTGACGATCCCACCGATTTGCTTACTAATGTAGATACGGGCATCACCATGTGGATGAGTCATGGTGATTCAGTAGTTGAATTGCCCAAAGGATTTGAAATTTTAGCTCACACGGCGAATACTCCTTGTGCCGCGATCGCTGATCACAAAAAAAATCTTTACGGTGTCCAGTTCCATCCTGAGGTAGTACATTCCGCAGGTGGTATGGCGATGATTCGCAATTTTGTTTATCACATTTGTAAATGTGAGCCAAGTTGGACGACCGATGCATTTATCGAAAATTCAATTCGTGAAATTCGTGCTCAGGTTGGCGATAAGCGTGTTTTACTTGCACTGTCAGGTGGTGTAGATTCTTCAACACTTGCCTTCTTATTGCATAGGGCGATCGGTGATCAGCTCACCTGTATGTTTATCGATCAAGGCTTCATGCGCAAGCTAGAGCCAGAGCGTCTAGTCAAACTTTTTGAAGAACAGTTCCACATTCATGTTGTGTATGTTAATGCTCGTGAAAGATTTCTTGAAAGAGTTAAGGGTATTACCGAACCTGAGCAGAAACGGAAGTTAATCGGGAGTGAATTCATCAATGTTTTTGAAGAAGAATCACAGCGATTAGGCCCGTTTGATTTCCTCGCTCAAGGAACTCTTTATCCAGACGTAATTGAATCGGCTGACACTAACGCTGATCCTGTCACTGGTAAACGTGTTGCTGTCAAGATCAAGAGTCATCACAATGTGGGTGGTTTACCTGATAATCTTCGCTTTACTTTAGTAGAACCACTTCGCAAGTTGTTTAAGGATGAAGTGCGTAAAGTGGGGACGGCTCTTGGACTTCCCGAAGAAATTGTCAAGCGCCAGCCATTTCCAGGGCCTGGTTTGGCAATCAGGATTATTGGTGACATTACTAGCGATCGCCTGAATACTCTGAGAGATGCTGACCTAATTGTGCGCCAAGAGATCAATCGTGCAGGTCAATATAATAATCTCTGGCAAGCCTTTGCGGTACTATTGCCCACAGTTCGCAGCGTGGGTGTGATGGGCGATAAGCGAACCTATTCCCATCCTATAGTTTTGCGTCTAGTCACCAGTGAAGATGGAATGACTGCGGATTGGGCAAGAGTTCCCTATGATTTATTGGAAACTATTTCCAATCGCATTGTCAATGAAGTGGAAGGTGTCAATCGCGTAGTGTTAGATATCACATCTAAGCCACCTGGCACTATTGAATGGGAATAA
- a CDS encoding DUF2808 domain-containing protein, with the protein MVKKTRKKVVTAIALLPILALQVFGGSNQNLVSRDFLTPSAEAVQLRDGKTYFVQLPFLLGAETTINRIYSWNATYYFAIALPQNMGEPLQKLEIAQTEGFDNVDFYSNETIAYLQSSSGERVAISSKTEVLPSQDRDRQKVTITFNPPISASNELNSKLVVGLRPVRNPRYDGVYLFGVTAFPQGDRPNSQFLGYGRLSFYDLRY; encoded by the coding sequence ATGGTGAAAAAAACGCGTAAAAAAGTTGTGACTGCGATCGCATTGCTACCAATTCTTGCTCTGCAAGTTTTTGGAGGTAGCAATCAAAATCTTGTTTCTAGAGATTTTCTAACTCCTTCAGCAGAAGCAGTGCAGTTACGCGATGGCAAAACCTATTTTGTGCAATTGCCATTTCTTTTGGGTGCAGAGACGACTATAAATCGCATCTATTCTTGGAATGCGACATACTACTTTGCGATCGCTTTACCTCAAAATATGGGTGAGCCTCTACAAAAGTTAGAAATTGCTCAGACAGAAGGTTTTGACAATGTTGATTTTTATAGCAATGAAACAATTGCTTACTTACAATCTTCATCAGGTGAGAGAGTTGCGATCTCTAGTAAAACTGAAGTTTTGCCAAGTCAAGATCGTGATCGCCAAAAAGTCACAATTACTTTTAATCCACCAATTTCTGCGAGTAATGAGCTTAACAGTAAGCTAGTAGTTGGACTTCGCCCAGTCCGTAATCCTCGCTACGATGGCGTTTATCTGTTTGGAGTGACCGCATTTCCACAAGGCGATCGCCCAAATTCACAATTCCTTGGTTATGGCAGATTAAGTTTCTACGATTTGCGTTACTAA
- a CDS encoding YbjN domain-containing protein: MTFTTESPITPVEAESSFAPPTNHIVQTIQTVIASMDAENSALENQTEDTWKFQYGTVEVVVNITGTEPNDTFTVFSTVLAAPFKDEAKMTRWLLEKNAADTFEARYAIQNDQVLVLCSRSVEDLSPAEISRIITIVAAIADENDEVLKENFGV; encoded by the coding sequence ATGACCTTCACAACAGAATCGCCAATAACTCCTGTAGAAGCAGAATCTAGTTTTGCACCACCAACCAATCACATTGTGCAAACGATCCAAACTGTCATCGCCAGTATGGATGCTGAAAATTCGGCTCTTGAAAACCAGACCGAGGATACGTGGAAATTTCAATATGGCACTGTAGAAGTAGTTGTCAACATTACTGGAACCGAGCCTAATGATACCTTCACTGTTTTTTCGACTGTACTTGCTGCCCCATTTAAAGACGAAGCAAAAATGACACGTTGGCTTTTGGAAAAAAATGCCGCTGACACATTTGAAGCTCGGTATGCGATCCAGAATGATCAAGTTTTGGTGTTGTGCTCACGCTCTGTTGAGGATCTTTCACCTGCGGAAATCTCACGGATCATCACGATTGTGGCAGCGATCGCCGATGAAAATGATGAAGTATTAAAAGAAAATTTCGGCGTTTAG